From a region of the Methanolobus tindarius DSM 2278 genome:
- a CDS encoding flavin reductase family protein yields MKQSIGAKTLAYPTPAWLVGTYDMFGNANAMTAAWAGICCSDPPCISVSLRKATYSYANIMEKEAFTISIPSEDYVKETDYFGIASGRDEDKFEKMGLTPIKSEVVYAPFVEEFPVILECKLVQSFELGLHTQFVGEIMDVKADESVLDEKGNPDIRKIRPIIYSPERSYYGLGDFLGKAFSIGMEADKK; encoded by the coding sequence ATGAAACAATCAATCGGAGCAAAGACATTGGCATACCCTACCCCTGCATGGCTGGTAGGAACCTATGACATGTTTGGAAATGCAAACGCTATGACTGCAGCCTGGGCAGGAATATGCTGCTCGGATCCTCCATGTATAAGCGTATCACTGCGAAAAGCAACATACAGTTACGCCAATATAATGGAAAAGGAAGCTTTCACCATTAGCATTCCATCCGAGGACTATGTCAAAGAGACAGATTATTTTGGAATTGCAAGTGGAAGGGATGAGGACAAGTTTGAAAAAATGGGACTTACACCAATTAAAAGTGAAGTGGTGTATGCACCATTTGTAGAAGAATTTCCTGTTATACTTGAATGCAAACTGGTTCAAAGCTTCGAACTTGGACTTCATACTCAGTTTGTTGGTGAGATAATGGATGTTAAAGCAGATGAATCTGTACTCGATGAAAAAGGTAATCCGGATATCAGAAAAATCAGACCAATTATCTATTCACCGGAGAGAAGTTACTACGGACTTGGTGATTTCCTGGGCAAGGCATTTTCTATTGGTATGGAAGCAGATAAAAAATAG
- a CDS encoding radical SAM protein — protein MSKVIQGEAGSFYSFLSEGCKLCQQGAKMVLFITGICPKDCFYCPVSEERRTDLTFANERKVLSDTDVVDEALQMDALGTGITGGEPLLRKEKVVHYIRLLKSSFGQQHHVHMYTSMAPDYDTLKELADSGLNEIRFHPPVKSWKELEKTGYASSIKNARELEMEVGIEIPSIDGVEHVGQFANSMKCFLNLNELEFSETNSHAMIKRGYSLIDDISNAVAGSEMFAREVAKDCEKMHFCSSSYKDAVQLRKRLIRIAENTARLFDEIGEDGTVYYGHIECTESDLEAVSEKLKQIKVPADMMEIKSKGIDLAWWILEDIAEYIRLTGRKLYIIERYPFEEGLIVEKIPL, from the coding sequence ATGAGCAAGGTCATACAGGGAGAAGCTGGTTCTTTCTATTCATTTCTTTCAGAAGGTTGTAAGCTCTGCCAGCAAGGAGCAAAAATGGTTCTTTTCATTACAGGTATATGCCCAAAGGATTGTTTTTACTGCCCGGTATCTGAAGAAAGACGCACAGATCTGACCTTTGCTAACGAAAGAAAGGTTCTTTCAGACACGGATGTTGTAGATGAAGCTTTACAGATGGATGCACTGGGAACAGGAATTACAGGAGGAGAGCCACTTCTTAGAAAAGAAAAGGTTGTTCACTATATAAGACTCCTGAAAAGTAGTTTTGGACAGCAGCACCATGTTCATATGTACACATCCATGGCACCTGACTATGATACATTAAAAGAACTGGCAGATTCAGGCCTGAACGAGATTAGGTTTCATCCACCGGTTAAATCATGGAAGGAACTTGAAAAAACAGGTTATGCAAGTTCCATCAAAAATGCCAGAGAATTAGAAATGGAAGTAGGCATTGAGATTCCATCTATTGATGGTGTAGAACATGTAGGACAGTTTGCAAACAGTATGAAGTGTTTCCTGAACCTAAATGAACTCGAATTTTCAGAAACTAATTCACATGCCATGATTAAACGGGGATATTCTCTTATAGATGACATATCAAATGCAGTAGCTGGTTCTGAGATGTTTGCCCGGGAAGTGGCAAAAGATTGTGAAAAGATGCATTTCTGCTCATCAAGCTATAAGGACGCAGTACAGCTTCGTAAAAGACTCATACGGATTGCGGAGAATACAGCAAGGCTTTTTGATGAAATTGGTGAGGATGGAACTGTTTATTACGGACATATAGAATGCACGGAAAGTGACCTGGAAGCTGTTTCTGAAAAGCTGAAACAGATTAAAGTTCCTGCGGATATGATGGAAATAAAATCCAAGGGAATAGATCTTGCCTGGTGGATTCTTGAGGACATTGCAGAATATATTAGGCTGACTGGTAGAAAATTGTACATAATAGAAAGATATCCTTTTGAAGAAGGACTAATTGTTGAGAAAATACCTTTGTGA
- a CDS encoding 4Fe-4S dicluster domain-containing protein, giving the protein MEERDGFIVSIGCRKCGKCENVCLNGALYRINGFVNVDHQKCDLCMKCVKICPNKALVYME; this is encoded by the coding sequence ATGGAAGAACGAGATGGTTTTATTGTCTCAATAGGTTGCCGCAAATGCGGTAAATGTGAGAATGTTTGTCTTAATGGGGCTCTTTACAGGATCAACGGTTTTGTCAATGTTGATCATCAAAAATGCGACCTTTGTATGAAATGCGTGAAAATATGCCCTAATAAGGCACTGGTCTACATGGAATAA
- a CDS encoding DUF2551 domain-containing protein: MKKEVFVLETIEERVRERLIKYLSRDDTGIRKVVLKLFLNGDKFTTGDVYEHLHDTDFDVSYRGVSAMVGLMNTRLGILSIDVTGDHNIYLLKEDYRDIVRNVLDNY; encoded by the coding sequence TTGAAGAAAGAGGTGTTTGTACTGGAAACGATTGAAGAGCGGGTAAGAGAAAGGCTTATAAAATATCTTAGTCGCGATGATACAGGTATACGTAAAGTAGTACTGAAACTGTTCCTAAATGGTGATAAATTTACTACAGGGGACGTGTACGAGCATCTTCATGATACGGATTTTGATGTGAGTTACAGAGGCGTCTCAGCAATGGTAGGACTCATGAACACAAGGCTTGGAATCCTGAGCATTGATGTTACCGGTGATCACAATATTTACCTGCTTAAGGAAGATTACAGAGATATTGTCAGGAACGTGCTTGACAATTATTAA
- the uppS gene encoding polyprenyl diphosphate synthase, which translates to MLKSIPGIVYKGYERLLTQEVKSERVPRHVAIIMDGNRRYARKLGQITSYGHARGADVTENVMEWACNLGIEYLTIYAFSTENFNRNNDEKDKLFDLIRLKFDEIVVDERTHERKMRVHAIGDIEKLPEPLKDSIKNVELLTSEYDNFVLNVAIAYGGRQEIVQAVKEIASKVESGSIEPDDINEDTISSHLYPSGNSALPDVDLIIRTGGDERVSNFLPWQANGNECAAYFCAPFWPEFRKIDFLRSIRVYQARMREKKQHTTIRAAHFLKALGKAEIEEVRHHSKD; encoded by the coding sequence ATACTAAAAAGCATACCCGGAATAGTTTACAAAGGATATGAACGTCTGCTCACACAGGAAGTGAAGAGCGAGAGAGTTCCCCGGCATGTAGCTATTATAATGGATGGAAACCGAAGATATGCACGAAAACTTGGACAGATAACTTCCTATGGACACGCCAGAGGAGCAGACGTAACTGAAAATGTTATGGAATGGGCTTGCAACCTTGGCATAGAATATCTTACAATCTATGCTTTTTCTACAGAGAATTTCAACAGGAATAATGATGAAAAGGATAAGCTTTTTGACCTTATAAGATTGAAATTTGATGAAATAGTAGTTGATGAAAGAACGCATGAAAGAAAAATGCGTGTTCACGCTATCGGTGATATTGAGAAATTACCAGAGCCACTTAAAGATTCAATTAAGAATGTAGAACTTTTAACGTCAGAATATGATAATTTTGTACTCAACGTTGCTATCGCATATGGTGGCAGACAGGAAATCGTCCAGGCTGTTAAAGAAATAGCCAGCAAGGTTGAATCTGGTAGTATAGAACCTGATGACATAAACGAAGATACGATATCCAGTCATCTATACCCTTCGGGAAATTCTGCTCTGCCGGATGTGGATCTTATAATACGTACCGGAGGAGATGAAAGAGTTTCCAATTTCCTTCCCTGGCAAGCCAATGGAAATGAATGTGCTGCTTACTTCTGTGCACCATTCTGGCCGGAGTTCCGCAAGATTGATTTTCTACGTTCTATCCGCGTATACCAGGCCCGTATGAGAGAAAAAAAACAGCATACAACCATACGTGCAGCACATTTCCTCAAAGCTCTTGGAAAGGCTGAAATTGAGGAAGTAAGGCACCATTCAAAAGATTAA